The genomic stretch CACCGGGTCCTTCTTCATGAGGCGAGCCACCGTCTGCCCTTCCAGCGCCCGGCGCAGCAGCACCTGCTGATACGACATCTGAGAGGCGCTGCGGATGAACATGCCGATCAGAAAGGACCAGACCCCTCCCACTACATTGCCCTGGAAGAGACCCAATAGTCCCATAATGATGAGAAAGAGGCCGAACCCCGACCCTATCGCCGAAGCCACCCTGGTGGCCCACCGTATGTTGCCTTTCCAGTGCCACAGCAGTGACCGCAGGATGCGCCCGCCATCCAGCGGGAAGGCGGGGATCAGGTTGAATCCCGCCAGGACGAAATTGATGAACGAGAGGTAGGCAATAACCCCGCTGATGTAGAGCGGCATGCCCGGGAGCGCTCCCGTGAGCCCATAGAAGGCGAAGCCCAGGACGATGCTCGAAAGCGGGCCGGCGAGGGCCATGAGGAACTCGGTCTTGGCGTTCGGGGGCTCGTCTTCCATCTCGGCAACGCCGCCGAACACGAAGAGGGTGATGCCCTTCATAGGCAGGCCGTACTTTCTGGCGACAATGGAGTGGAAGAACTCATGGAAGATGATCGAGGCAAAGAGCCCCAGGGCGCCGATAATACCCATGGCCCAGTAGGCCGAGGAGGAAAGCCCTTTGTAGTTGAGCGGAAAGACACCCCGGGCGAGCGTCAGGGTGACCAGCAGGGCGATGATCAGCCAGCTTGCATCGATCTTGACTTCGAAGCCGAACAGCTTGAAGAGCCTCACGCCTTTGCCGAACATTGGTGCACCTCGCTGGTACTGGGATAGCCTGAAGCGGCAGCGGGGAGGTGAGGAGCGTGCCGGAGAGGAGCTGCAGGACACTTCAGAAGCAGTACGCGCTCATCGTAACACTTCCTATTTACTTTTTAGCAGCTATTCCTTGCTGGGTCAAGACCGGGGCAGGGCAGTCAGCTCATTGACCCTTTGGTCCGTACAGCGTACTATTAATAAAAGGAGGTTGTCATGAGCATAGCGATTCCTGTACATGACCGGCTCTTCTGGATCGGGGCGAACGACCGCGCCACCGGGCTTTTCGAGGAGCTCTGGCCGATGCCGCACGGCATTGCCTATAATTCGTATCTCATCAAAGATGAGCGCGTGGCGATCATCGATGCGGTAAAGAGCTTTTTCGGGGTGGACTACCTCGCTACGCTCAAGGGGCTGCTCGAAGGCAAGAAGGTCGATTACCTCATCATCAACCATATCGAGCCCGACCATTCGGGTGCGATCAGGCTTTTGCGGGAGATCTTCCCCGGGATGCAGATCGTCGGAAACAGGAAGACCGCAGGACTGCTCGCCGATTTCTACGCCATTACCGAAAACGTCAGGGTCGTCGAGGACGGAGACGAGCTCGACCTGGGGCGTTCCAGGCTCAAGTTCATCCTGACGCCGATGGTGCACTGGCCCGAGACCATGATGACCTTCGATCAGGCAGAGGGCACGCTCTTTTCGGGCGACGCGTTCGGCGGCTTCGGCACCCTCGACGACGGCGTCTTTGACGATGAAATAAGCGACACGGGCACTTACGAGTACGAGGCACTCAGGTACTTCACCAATGTCATCGGCAAGTACAGCACCATGGTCCAGAAGGCCCTTGCAAGGCTGAGCGGGCTGGACATCGCGATGGTCGCTCCCTCCCATGGCCTGCTCTGGCGCAAGGACCCGCGGCGCATTGTCAGTCTGTATGACCGGTGGAGCCGCAACGAGGCGGACGACGGGGTGACGATCGTCTATGCCTCCATGTACGGCAACACGGAGAGGATGATGGAGGCCGTCGCCCATGCCCTGTCCGAAGAGCGGGTCGGTGATATCGCCACCCATAACCTCTCGCGCACGCATATTTCGTACATCATCACCGATGCGTGGCGGCACAAAGGGATCGTCCTGGGGACACCGACCTACAACATGAAGCCGTTCCCGATGATGGACCACTTTATCAGGGTGATGGAGAACAAAGGACTGAAGGACCGGGTCCTGGGGATCTTCGGCTCTTACGGCTGGGCAGGAGGCGCGCTCAAGGAGCTGACCGCCTTCGGTGAACGGATGAAGTGGGAGCTCATCGAGCCGGTCGTCGAAGCCAAAGGCGCACCGACGGCGGACATCCTCGCTTCCTGCGGCCAGCTCGGCCGGAATATCGCTGCACGGGTCAGGCAGGGAATCCCCGCCTGATCGTCTCCTCTTACTCTTATATGAGTGCGAGGTCCTTGAGATCTTTTACCATCTGCTCGAACTCGTCACGATGCTGGTAGCCGAGCTGCACTATGGCCTCGTACGGTTCGAGGGTGGCCCCGGGGTCGACGACGGATAGGTACCTGTTGAAGACCGCATTGAAGGTGTTTCTCTTTGCGGCGTTGAAATAGTTGTCCTCGAAAGCAGCGCTGATTCTGAACGCCATGTCCTCCACTTCCGGCATCGCGGGCTCTCCTTTGCGGTTTTATTCAATTATAACAGATAGTACTCTCTCGAATTGTAAGAGGGTGGGGAGAGGGGGCGGATATCAGCGCAGGAGGATGTACAGTGCGCCGAGTCCCCCGTCGCACTGGCGGGCGGTCACAAAGGCGATGAGGTGCTTCTTGTAGCGGCCGATGAGCCGGTTGACGACCGCGTCTTTCAGTACCGGCCCGTTGGGAGAACGCAGGCCCCTGCCGTGTATTATCTTGACGCACCTGAGCCTCTTCTTGAGGGCGTCCCCGATGAACCGGTCGACTTCTGCCTCGGCTTCGTCGAGGATAAGACCGTGCAGATCGAGGTAATCCTGAACAGCAAAGATGCCCTTGTGGAGCTTCCGCACGATATCGAGATGGTACTCCTCATTGGTCCACTCGACATACTCCTGCGTATCGGGGAGATGGAGGGGCCTTTTGCCGAGGGTAATCTCTTCGAGGTTCCTGAGAGCTTCTCTATCCGAACTGGTGGCCGAACTGATGGCGCGGTACGCTGGCACTGTTTTCGAAGGGCGGACCGGCAGCGCCCTGAACTCTTTGATCTCCCGCACATCCTGCATCGCCTTGCGGAAAAGCTCCTCCTCATCATGAGCAGGAGTGCTTTCAGCTCTCTTTTCATGGACCGGCGGTGCAGCAGGTGCTTTCTTCAGGCTGAGCAGTGTTTTGAGATCTCTGAAGGGCTGGTTCGAAAAGGTTTCAGACGTATTCTTCTTCTTCGACTGCATGACACATCCCCTTCACCCATTATAGCAGAATCCCCCTGATGAAGACTGCGCTGGCCGCTTCAGGATCGGGCGGTTTACAAGGGGCTGCCGATATCGTATAGTGTTGGTAGCGGGTTTCGGTGAATTCATGGCAGGGGAGGGAGGACTAATGGAACTTTTTGAGGCGGTGCGGACGAGGAGGAGTATCCGGAGGTTCATGGAGAAACCGGTGGAGCAGGAGAAGCTCGATACGCTTCTCGAAGCGGTGCGCCATGCGCCCTCCTGGGCGAACATGCAGTGCTGGCGCTTCATCGTGGTCAAAGACGCTGCCGTCAAGAAGCAGCTCAGCGAGCTCTCCTATGTCGATTCGTTTTTCTCTCCCCTGGGCTACAAGGCCAACCCTGCCAAGAAAGGCCTTGCCGAGGCGCCGGTGGTCATAGTGGCCTGCGCCGACCCCTCGCAATCCGGGACTCTCTGGAACCAGCCCTACTACATGACCGATCTCGGCATCGCAGCGCAGAACCTCATGCTCGCTGCCCGCGGATTGGGGCTCGGCACGGTCTTTGTCGGCGTCTTCG from Nitrospirota bacterium encodes the following:
- a CDS encoding site-2 protease family protein encodes the protein MFGKGVRLFKLFGFEVKIDASWLIIALLVTLTLARGVFPLNYKGLSSSAYWAMGIIGALGLFASIIFHEFFHSIVARKYGLPMKGITLFVFGGVAEMEDEPPNAKTEFLMALAGPLSSIVLGFAFYGLTGALPGMPLYISGVIAYLSFINFVLAGFNLIPAFPLDGGRILRSLLWHWKGNIRWATRVASAIGSGFGLFLIIMGLLGLFQGNVVGGVWSFLIGMFIRSASQMSYQQVLLRRALEGQTVARLMKKDPVTVAPSTSVEQLVEDYFFKYHFKMFPVASNGDLSGCISMAEVKDIPREQRSRKTVGELVHSCSPHNTIAPDADAMRALRQMSKGGEDKLLVVREGHLEGILTRNDILRYFSAKMELGEIEDNP
- a CDS encoding Smr/MutS family protein; the encoded protein is MQSKKKNTSETFSNQPFRDLKTLLSLKKAPAAPPVHEKRAESTPAHDEEELFRKAMQDVREIKEFRALPVRPSKTVPAYRAISSATSSDREALRNLEEITLGKRPLHLPDTQEYVEWTNEEYHLDIVRKLHKGIFAVQDYLDLHGLILDEAEAEVDRFIGDALKKRLRCVKIIHGRGLRSPNGPVLKDAVVNRLIGRYKKHLIAFVTARQCDGGLGALYILLR
- a CDS encoding nitroreductase family protein — protein: MELFEAVRTRRSIRRFMEKPVEQEKLDTLLEAVRHAPSWANMQCWRFIVVKDAAVKKQLSELSYVDSFFSPLGYKANPAKKGLAEAPVVIVACADPSQSGTLWNQPYYMTDLGIAAQNLMLAARGLGLGTVFVGVFEEEKIRQLLDIPSTVRVVGLFPIGYPAEEKTGASSRKPIEEIVFYEKWR
- a CDS encoding FprA family A-type flavoprotein — protein: MSIAIPVHDRLFWIGANDRATGLFEELWPMPHGIAYNSYLIKDERVAIIDAVKSFFGVDYLATLKGLLEGKKVDYLIINHIEPDHSGAIRLLREIFPGMQIVGNRKTAGLLADFYAITENVRVVEDGDELDLGRSRLKFILTPMVHWPETMMTFDQAEGTLFSGDAFGGFGTLDDGVFDDEISDTGTYEYEALRYFTNVIGKYSTMVQKALARLSGLDIAMVAPSHGLLWRKDPRRIVSLYDRWSRNEADDGVTIVYASMYGNTERMMEAVAHALSEERVGDIATHNLSRTHISYIITDAWRHKGIVLGTPTYNMKPFPMMDHFIRVMENKGLKDRVLGIFGSYGWAGGALKELTAFGERMKWELIEPVVEAKGAPTADILASCGQLGRNIAARVRQGIPA